One genomic region from Populus nigra chromosome 8, ddPopNigr1.1, whole genome shotgun sequence encodes:
- the LOC133701279 gene encoding uncharacterized protein LOC133701279 isoform X2: MADATYCTKYQQQKQANPTKYYTHFLYKALIVTVFLIILPLFPSQAPEFINQTLNTRGWEFLHLVFVGIAVSYGLFSRRNDETEKENNNSSNQSKFDNAQSYVSRFLQVSSVFDDDVDSSPKSGETKVQTWSNQYYRNDPVVVVAEQNSVLDKEQRASSSRIGEKPLLLPVRSLKSRVIAADVDETGKESTGRSASISRSNSTGSKTFSNNSSKHKGGEFGGWDCLELEEKLKGNVVLPSPIPWRSRSGRMEMKEEADIPPYNLPPSSEEFEYNRSFNSQVPRSARTSSATSSPKLSPSPSFSSPKKFSTSPSFSSEEQGKSVEDFVRKKSIYRSPPPPPPPPPPPPSMNRKSSSMKPSFSAIHDEAFLERELKRSFTTEPKDLNRGGNLTMPKSVKTFRSNDLLGEARKEKEFDDRINSNAEKRLKQVEASAMERIGRKTVGFDQSSFKTDRQNRERVTFTPQSTFMEFPEEEEYVEKLAMETDEESGTEEEGGDEDEDEDIAGNSFASGIAARPKKEAAASSSAIDGGPDVDKKADEFIAKFREQIRLQRIESIKKSSAQIRRKPSR; encoded by the exons aTGGCAGATGCAACATACTGCACCAAATACCAACAGCAAAAACAAGCAAATCCAACCAAGTACTATACTCATTTCCTCTACAAAGCTCTCATAGTCACAGTCTTTTTAATTATACTCCCACTTTTTCCTTCACAAGCCCCTGAATTCATCAACCAAACTCTAAACACTAGAGGTTGGGAGTTTCTCCACCTTGTCTTTGTTGGTATAGCTGTCTCTTATGGCCTGTTTAGCAGGCGAAATGAtgaaacagaaaaggaaaataacaaCAGCAGCAACCAGTCAAAATTTGATAATGCTCAATCATACGTGTCTAGATTCCTTCAGGTTTCATCCGTTTTCGATGATGATGTTGATAGCTCACCTAAGTCCGGAGAGACCAAGGTCCAAACGTGGAGTAACCAATATTATAGGAATGATCCTGTGGTAGTTGTAGCGGAGCAGAACTCCGTTCTTGATAAAGAACAGAGAGCTAGCAGCTCAAGAATTGGTGAAAAACCACTCTTGTTGCCTGTTAGGAGCTTAAAATCACGAGTCATAGCCGCAGATGTTGATGAAACTGGTAAAGAATCTACTGGTAGATCTGCTTCTATTAGTAGGTCTAATTCTACAGGTTCtaaaacattttcaaacaaTTCGAGTAAACATAAGGGTGGAGAGTTTGGGGGGTGGGATTGTCTGGAATTGGAAGAGAAGCTGAAGGGGAATGTTGTGCTTCCTTCGCCAATTCCATGGAGATCAAGATCAGGAAGAATGGAAATGAAAGAAGAAGCAGATATTCCTCCTTATAATCTGCCTCCTTCCTCGGAGGAATTTGAATACAACAGGTCTTTTAATTCCCAAGTTCCTCGATCAGCACGAACCAGTTCTGCAACTTCTTCACCGAAACTGTCCCCTTCACCTTCATTTTCTTCACCAAAAAAGTTTTCTACTTCACCGTCTTTCTCATCCGAGGAGCAAGGCAAAAGTGTTGAGGATTTTGTGAGGAAGAAGAGCATTTATaggtctcctcctcctccaccaccaccaccacccccgCCGCCATCAATGAATCgaaaatcatcatcaatgaAACCAAGTTTTAGTGCTATTCATGATGAGGCTTTTCTTGAAAGAGAACTGAAGCGAAGTTTCACAACTGAACCTAAAGATTTGAACAGGGGTGGCAACTTAACAATGCCAAAGTCAGTTAAGACATTTAGAAGCAACGATTTGCTTGGTGAGGCGAGGAAGGAGAAAGAATTTGATGACAGAATCAACAGCAATGCAGAAAAAAGATTGAAGCAAGTTGAAGCAAGTGCAATGGAGAGAATAGGAAGAAAGACAGTGGGATTTGATCAATCCTCATTTAAGACTGATAGGCAGAACCGTGAAAGAGTGACTTTTACGCCTCAGTCAACTTTCATGGAGTTCCCAGAGGAAGAAGAATATGTGGAGAAATTGGCCATGGAAACTGACGAGGAATCAGGGACTGAGGAGGAGGGGGGGGATGAGGATGAAGATGAGGACATAGCAGGAAATTCTTTCGCTTCAGGCATAGCGGCAAGGCCAAAAAAAGAAGCAGCGGCTTCTAGCAGTGCAATTGATGGAGGACCTGATGTTGACAAGAAGGCTGATGAGTTCATAGCCAAATTCAGAGAGCAGATCAGGCTCCAAAGGATAGAGTCTATCAAGAAATCAAGTGCACAGATAAGAAGAAAACCTTCAAG ATAA
- the LOC133701279 gene encoding uncharacterized protein LOC133701279 isoform X1, with product MADATYCTKYQQQKQANPTKYYTHFLYKALIVTVFLIILPLFPSQAPEFINQTLNTRGWEFLHLVFVGIAVSYGLFSRRNDETEKENNNSSNQSKFDNAQSYVSRFLQVSSVFDDDVDSSPKSGETKVQTWSNQYYRNDPVVVVAEQNSVLDKEQRASSSRIGEKPLLLPVRSLKSRVIAADVDETGKESTGRSASISRSNSTGSKTFSNNSSKHKGGEFGGWDCLELEEKLKGNVVLPSPIPWRSRSGRMEMKEEADIPPYNLPPSSEEFEYNRSFNSQVPRSARTSSATSSPKLSPSPSFSSPKKFSTSPSFSSEEQGKSVEDFVRKKSIYRSPPPPPPPPPPPPSMNRKSSSMKPSFSAIHDEAFLERELKRSFTTEPKDLNRGGNLTMPKSVKTFRSNDLLGEARKEKEFDDRINSNAEKRLKQVEASAMERIGRKTVGFDQSSFKTDRQNRERVTFTPQSTFMEFPEEEEYVEKLAMETDEESGTEEEGGDEDEDEDIAGNSFASGIAARPKKEAAASSSAIDGGPDVDKKADEFIAKFREQIRLQRIESIKKSSAQIRRKPSSSDKSFLQRTLRLPKAEDGNGGVFAVAWSCYPIQISLVQ from the exons aTGGCAGATGCAACATACTGCACCAAATACCAACAGCAAAAACAAGCAAATCCAACCAAGTACTATACTCATTTCCTCTACAAAGCTCTCATAGTCACAGTCTTTTTAATTATACTCCCACTTTTTCCTTCACAAGCCCCTGAATTCATCAACCAAACTCTAAACACTAGAGGTTGGGAGTTTCTCCACCTTGTCTTTGTTGGTATAGCTGTCTCTTATGGCCTGTTTAGCAGGCGAAATGAtgaaacagaaaaggaaaataacaaCAGCAGCAACCAGTCAAAATTTGATAATGCTCAATCATACGTGTCTAGATTCCTTCAGGTTTCATCCGTTTTCGATGATGATGTTGATAGCTCACCTAAGTCCGGAGAGACCAAGGTCCAAACGTGGAGTAACCAATATTATAGGAATGATCCTGTGGTAGTTGTAGCGGAGCAGAACTCCGTTCTTGATAAAGAACAGAGAGCTAGCAGCTCAAGAATTGGTGAAAAACCACTCTTGTTGCCTGTTAGGAGCTTAAAATCACGAGTCATAGCCGCAGATGTTGATGAAACTGGTAAAGAATCTACTGGTAGATCTGCTTCTATTAGTAGGTCTAATTCTACAGGTTCtaaaacattttcaaacaaTTCGAGTAAACATAAGGGTGGAGAGTTTGGGGGGTGGGATTGTCTGGAATTGGAAGAGAAGCTGAAGGGGAATGTTGTGCTTCCTTCGCCAATTCCATGGAGATCAAGATCAGGAAGAATGGAAATGAAAGAAGAAGCAGATATTCCTCCTTATAATCTGCCTCCTTCCTCGGAGGAATTTGAATACAACAGGTCTTTTAATTCCCAAGTTCCTCGATCAGCACGAACCAGTTCTGCAACTTCTTCACCGAAACTGTCCCCTTCACCTTCATTTTCTTCACCAAAAAAGTTTTCTACTTCACCGTCTTTCTCATCCGAGGAGCAAGGCAAAAGTGTTGAGGATTTTGTGAGGAAGAAGAGCATTTATaggtctcctcctcctccaccaccaccaccacccccgCCGCCATCAATGAATCgaaaatcatcatcaatgaAACCAAGTTTTAGTGCTATTCATGATGAGGCTTTTCTTGAAAGAGAACTGAAGCGAAGTTTCACAACTGAACCTAAAGATTTGAACAGGGGTGGCAACTTAACAATGCCAAAGTCAGTTAAGACATTTAGAAGCAACGATTTGCTTGGTGAGGCGAGGAAGGAGAAAGAATTTGATGACAGAATCAACAGCAATGCAGAAAAAAGATTGAAGCAAGTTGAAGCAAGTGCAATGGAGAGAATAGGAAGAAAGACAGTGGGATTTGATCAATCCTCATTTAAGACTGATAGGCAGAACCGTGAAAGAGTGACTTTTACGCCTCAGTCAACTTTCATGGAGTTCCCAGAGGAAGAAGAATATGTGGAGAAATTGGCCATGGAAACTGACGAGGAATCAGGGACTGAGGAGGAGGGGGGGGATGAGGATGAAGATGAGGACATAGCAGGAAATTCTTTCGCTTCAGGCATAGCGGCAAGGCCAAAAAAAGAAGCAGCGGCTTCTAGCAGTGCAATTGATGGAGGACCTGATGTTGACAAGAAGGCTGATGAGTTCATAGCCAAATTCAGAGAGCAGATCAGGCTCCAAAGGATAGAGTCTATCAAGAAATCAAGTGCACAGATAAGAAGAAAACCTTCAAG CTCAGATAAATCTTTTTTACAACGGACACTGCGCTTACCCAAGGCTGAGGATGGTAATGGCGGAGTCTTTGCTGTTGCTTGGAGTTGCTATCCTATCCAGATCAGCTTGGTCCAATAA
- the LOC133701282 gene encoding homeobox-leucine zipper protein HAT4, translating to MMMAEKEDLGLSLSLSVPQNQHSLQFNLMPSLVPSTAASSLSGFNPQKPSWNATFPPSDQNSDPYRAETRSFLRGIDVNRLPSTADCEEEAGVSSPNSTISSISGKRSEREGINGEEHEMEREYSRGISDEEDGDTSRKKLRLSKDQAAILEESFKEHNTLNPKQKMALAKQLGLRPRQVEVWFQNRRARTKLKQTEVDCEFLKRCCENLTAENRRLQKEVQELRALKLSPQFYMQMTPPTTLTMCPSCERVAVPPPASSTVDARSHPHMGPTPPHHRPIPINPWAPAAPITRGPTPFDVLRPRS from the exons ATGATGATGGCTGAGAAGGAAGATCTGGGTTTGAGTTTAAGTCTTAGTGTTCCTCAAAATCAGCATTCTCTGCAGTTTAATCTCATGCCTTCACTGGTTCCATCTACTGCTGCTTCTTCTCTTTCTGGGTTCAATCCTCAAAAACCCTCATGGAATGCGACCTTCCCTCCTTCAG ATCAAAACTCTGATCCATACCGCGCCGAGACCAGATCGTTCCTTCGAGGAATCGACGTGAACAGGTTACCATCTACAGCTGATTGTGAAGAGGAGGCGGGTGTATCATCTCCAAATAGCACGATATCGAGTATAAGTGGGAAGAGAAGCGAAAGAGAAGGGATTAACGGAGAGGAGCATGAGATGGAGAGAGAGTATTCTCGTGGAATCAGTGATGAAGAGGATGGTGATACCTCGAGAAAGAAGCTCAGGCTCTCTAAAGATCAGGCAGCTATTCTCGAAGAAAGTTTTAAAGAACACAACACTCTCAACCCA AAGCAGAAGATGGCCTTGGCTAAACAGCTAGGACTCCGACCTAGACAAGTGGAGGTGTGGTTTCAGAACCGAAGGGCAAG GACAAAGCTGAAGCAAACTGAGGTTGACTGTGAGTTCTTGAAGAGGTGCTGTGAGAACCTAACGGCGGAGAACAGGAGGTTGCAAAAGGAAGTTCAGGAGCTCAGAGCACTGAAACTTTCCCCGCAGTTCTACATGCAAATGACCCCACCAACCACCCTCACCATGTGCCCATCATGTGAGCGTGTTGCGGTCCCACCGCCCGCATCATCCACCGTCGATGCTAGGTCCCATCCCCATATGGGCCCCACCCCCCCTCATCACAGGCCCATCCCCATCAACCCATGGGCCCCAGCCGCACCAATCACACGTGGACCAACTCCGTTTGATGTCCTACGTCCTCGATCGTAA